The following are encoded together in the Kribbella sp. CA-293567 genome:
- a CDS encoding DUF6642 family protein: MAGRRKPGLWVMEGSWSASVRDVRSVDPVLSALQDNRRAHHAKRHINDPDDLAQSLKQWGQKQHSGFNIGYVALHGSPGAVHIGRRTVDLHQLGGQLPKAALAKKALHFGSCSVLDLDQPEQQELRKALGVNALTGFTKDIDWFEGLAFELLLFEALTWYARPSDAEKYLKRTHAAFAERLGFVMVRSQAPTASTTENF, from the coding sequence ATGGCAGGACGCAGAAAGCCAGGCTTGTGGGTGATGGAAGGCAGTTGGTCAGCATCCGTGCGCGACGTACGCTCGGTCGACCCAGTGCTGTCGGCGCTGCAGGACAATCGCCGCGCACACCATGCCAAACGACACATCAACGACCCGGACGACTTGGCGCAGAGCCTCAAGCAATGGGGCCAGAAGCAGCACAGCGGTTTCAACATCGGGTACGTCGCCCTGCATGGCAGTCCGGGCGCCGTACACATCGGACGAAGAACAGTCGATCTCCATCAACTCGGCGGGCAACTTCCGAAGGCCGCCCTCGCGAAGAAGGCGCTCCATTTCGGCTCGTGTTCGGTTCTCGACCTCGATCAACCGGAGCAACAGGAACTCCGCAAGGCGCTCGGCGTCAACGCGCTCACCGGATTCACCAAGGACATCGACTGGTTCGAAGGTCTGGCTTTCGAACTGCTTCTGTTCGAGGCTTTGACCTGGTACGCGCGTCCCAGCGATGCGGAGAAGTATCTCAAGAGGACTCACGCTGCCTTTGCCGAACGTCTAGGTTTTGTCATGGTTCGCAGCCAGGCACCTACCGCAAGCACCACCGAGAACTTCTGA